Proteins encoded in a region of the Melioribacteraceae bacterium genome:
- the rpmI gene encoding 50S ribosomal protein L35 produces MPKMKSNRGAAKSFRKTGSGKVKRNKAFKSHILTSKSTKRKRGLRKSILVSAADEKRVKRMLQ; encoded by the coding sequence ATGCCCAAAATGAAAAGTAACCGCGGAGCCGCTAAATCATTTAGAAAAACCGGTTCTGGGAAAGTAAAACGCAATAAAGCTTTTAAATCACACATACTCACTTCTAAATCGACTAAAAGAAAAAGAGGATTGAGAAAATCGATTCTCGTCTCGGCTGCCGATGAGAAGAGAGTAAAAAGAATGCTACAATAA
- the rplT gene encoding 50S ribosomal protein L20 — protein sequence MPRSVNHVASKARRKKLLKKAKGYWGARSKVLTVAKHHVEKGLVHAYRDRKLKKRNYRSLWIIRINAAAREHGINYSKLVHALDEKGVLINRKLLANIAVENPQAFADVVKFAMN from the coding sequence ATGCCACGCTCAGTCAATCATGTTGCGTCGAAAGCACGGCGCAAAAAACTACTTAAAAAAGCCAAAGGCTACTGGGGTGCCCGCAGTAAAGTTCTTACTGTCGCTAAACATCATGTTGAAAAAGGCCTTGTTCATGCTTACAGGGATCGTAAGCTGAAAAAAAGAAATTACCGTTCACTTTGGATTATCAGAATAAATGCAGCTGCTAGAGAACACGGTATCAATTACTCCAAATTAGTCCATGCCTTGGATGAAAAAGGAGTATTAATAAATCGCAAACTTCTTGCTAATATCGCCGTCGAGAATCCTCAGGCGTTTGCTGATGTAGTGAAATTTGCAATGAATTAA
- a CDS encoding phenylalanine--tRNA ligase subunit alpha — translation MLSKISETRKNFDQDLSAVKDLKSLEELRIKYLSRKGFVTQLFEDFKNVSRDEKKTVGQSLNELKIYTQNHFDSLKERFEKESKLSSGSEIDISLPGRMTQLGSRHLITQTMDEVKEIFKGLGFSVYEGPELESDYNNFGALNFPDDHPARDMQDTFFINRNFLLRTHTSPVQIRLMQEKKPPIRALMPGKVFRNEAISAKSYCLFHQIEGLVVDTDITFAELKGTLVGFIKQFFGQDVKYRFRASFFPFTEPSAEMDIWWQPKGKEGRWLEILGCGMVDPNVLVNVGIDPEKYIGYAFGMGIERPAMRKYGIDDIRILFDSDIRFLKQF, via the coding sequence ATGTTATCAAAAATTTCCGAAACCCGAAAAAATTTCGACCAGGACCTCTCCGCCGTTAAAGATCTTAAATCCCTCGAAGAACTTCGTATTAAATACCTGAGCAGAAAAGGTTTTGTTACTCAATTGTTCGAAGACTTCAAGAATGTCTCCCGCGATGAGAAAAAAACGGTTGGGCAATCCCTTAATGAATTAAAAATTTATACTCAGAATCACTTCGATTCATTAAAAGAACGGTTCGAAAAAGAATCCAAATTATCCTCCGGTTCTGAAATCGATATTTCTCTACCCGGCAGAATGACACAGCTCGGAAGCAGACATCTTATTACTCAGACGATGGATGAAGTAAAAGAGATTTTTAAAGGTCTTGGCTTTTCAGTTTACGAAGGTCCTGAACTGGAATCCGACTACAATAACTTCGGAGCCTTGAATTTTCCGGATGATCACCCTGCACGCGATATGCAGGACACATTCTTTATTAACAGGAATTTCCTTTTGCGTACTCATACATCCCCGGTTCAAATCCGGTTGATGCAGGAAAAGAAACCTCCAATTCGTGCTTTAATGCCAGGTAAGGTTTTTAGAAATGAGGCGATAAGCGCAAAAAGTTATTGCCTGTTTCATCAGATTGAAGGATTGGTTGTCGATACCGATATTACATTTGCCGAACTGAAAGGGACTCTTGTCGGATTTATCAAACAATTTTTCGGTCAGGATGTCAAATACCGTTTCAGAGCAAGCTTTTTCCCGTTTACCGAACCGAGTGCAGAAATGGATATCTGGTGGCAGCCGAAAGGGAAGGAAGGCAGATGGCTTGAGATTCTCGGCTGCGGAATGGTTGACCCTAATGTACTTGTCAACGTTGGCATCGATCCGGAAAAATATATCGGTTATGCTTTCGGTATGGGAATCGAAAGACCTGCTATGCGTAAATACGGAATCGATGATATCAGAATTCTGTTTGACAGCGACATCCGTTTCTTAAAGCAATTTTAA
- the pheT gene encoding phenylalanine--tRNA ligase subunit beta, whose translation MKISLKWLSDYVDLTDISIDEIVHKVSTAGLEVEEVIDQSALFKNMVVGYVKEAKKHPNADKLSLCVVTDGQNDFNVVCGAPNVAAGQKIPFAMVGAVIPSNGLKLEKVKIRGEISMGMICSEKELGISDNHEGIMVLDPQLNTGEELAAALGMDDIVIDVAITPNRADALSHIGFARDIAAIFGRKFNYPSFELVECTEKSDATAEVEIIDSANCPRYVGKVVKGVTIKESPEWLKRKLKSIGLRPINNVVDVTNFVLYEVGQPLHAFDLDNLSGKKIVVKSAVEGEKFITLDSKERILSSADLMICDTARNVAIAGVMGGENSEVTSGTKNILIESAFFNPSSIRKTAKRLGLSTDASFRFERGTDYNIVIWAAQRAAQLIKEVAGGEILSGHIDAYPKTIDSRSANIRFARINKILGYSVPEEEVIKILGSLGFEIKTQNNESLNVQIPAYRHDIEREVDLIEEVARIYGYDKIPDVVSISVPLETKVDQSAFNGRLRNIATSLGFFEIMSNSLLSCDIAERFGKPIKMLNPQNSEMSHLRPSLLPGMLQAVSNNLKVFEKNLKFFEIGKVFERKHDDEIISFDDFTESDQLIFGLTGHSVQAEWFEKDKLFDLYDLKGLVESFITRLFPQVSYSIVIEDSVFFESSFSVYMNKIKIGSGGKVKSDYSGSFDLNQDLFTFVFDIDLLKTINEPDKRFTELLKFPKVYRDVAFILDRTVRSDKVAENIQQAGSNLLHQIKLFDIFQSDSLGEGKKSLAFQLEFYDSSRTLKEDEVEKDLRNIIKSVEKTFSAQLRGA comes from the coding sequence ATGAAAATTTCTCTTAAATGGTTGAGTGATTACGTCGATCTCACCGATATCTCGATTGATGAAATTGTCCATAAAGTCTCTACTGCCGGCCTCGAAGTAGAAGAGGTTATTGATCAGTCAGCATTGTTCAAAAACATGGTTGTCGGGTATGTTAAAGAGGCAAAAAAACACCCTAACGCCGATAAGCTCTCTTTATGCGTGGTGACCGACGGACAAAATGATTTTAATGTAGTATGCGGTGCGCCTAATGTTGCCGCTGGCCAAAAAATTCCTTTTGCTATGGTGGGTGCGGTAATTCCATCCAATGGACTGAAACTTGAAAAAGTTAAAATCCGTGGTGAGATCTCAATGGGTATGATCTGTTCCGAGAAAGAACTTGGCATAAGTGATAATCACGAAGGAATTATGGTTCTGGATCCGCAGTTGAATACGGGAGAAGAACTTGCCGCTGCACTCGGCATGGATGATATTGTAATTGATGTTGCAATCACACCTAACAGAGCCGATGCGTTAAGTCATATCGGATTTGCAAGAGACATTGCCGCCATTTTCGGTAGGAAATTTAACTACCCCTCATTTGAATTAGTCGAATGCACTGAAAAATCTGATGCAACCGCAGAAGTGGAAATTATTGATTCTGCTAATTGTCCGAGGTATGTTGGCAAAGTTGTTAAAGGTGTAACTATTAAAGAATCGCCTGAATGGCTCAAAAGAAAATTAAAAAGTATCGGACTGCGGCCGATCAACAATGTAGTAGATGTTACGAATTTTGTGCTTTACGAAGTTGGCCAGCCATTGCATGCATTTGATCTTGACAATCTCTCAGGAAAAAAAATTGTAGTCAAATCAGCAGTTGAAGGGGAAAAATTTATTACGCTCGATTCAAAAGAGAGAATTCTTTCATCAGCTGATTTGATGATTTGCGATACAGCTAGAAATGTGGCAATTGCCGGTGTTATGGGAGGCGAAAACTCCGAAGTAACTTCCGGTACTAAGAACATTCTAATCGAAAGTGCTTTTTTTAATCCTTCCTCAATCAGGAAGACTGCAAAGAGATTGGGGCTCTCCACCGATGCATCTTTCAGATTTGAAAGAGGAACGGATTACAATATTGTAATCTGGGCTGCGCAGCGGGCGGCACAACTTATTAAAGAAGTAGCGGGAGGAGAGATTCTAAGCGGTCATATCGATGCTTACCCGAAAACTATAGATTCACGGTCCGCTAATATTCGTTTTGCCAGAATAAATAAGATTCTAGGTTATTCTGTGCCTGAAGAGGAAGTTATTAAAATCCTCGGTAGTCTCGGATTTGAAATCAAAACGCAGAACAATGAATCACTGAATGTTCAAATTCCGGCATACAGACATGATATTGAAAGAGAAGTGGATCTTATTGAAGAAGTAGCAAGAATCTACGGATATGATAAAATTCCGGATGTCGTGAGTATTTCTGTTCCGCTTGAAACTAAAGTAGACCAGTCAGCTTTTAATGGAAGATTAAGGAATATCGCTACATCTCTCGGATTTTTTGAAATCATGTCCAACTCGCTTCTGAGTTGTGATATTGCTGAAAGATTCGGAAAGCCGATAAAAATGCTGAATCCGCAGAATAGTGAGATGTCTCATCTTCGTCCGTCGCTTTTACCTGGCATGCTCCAGGCCGTTTCTAATAATCTGAAAGTGTTCGAGAAAAATCTGAAGTTTTTTGAGATTGGCAAAGTTTTCGAAAGAAAGCATGATGATGAAATAATTAGTTTTGATGATTTTACCGAATCGGATCAGCTTATTTTCGGTTTAACCGGGCATTCGGTTCAGGCTGAATGGTTCGAAAAAGATAAACTCTTTGATCTCTATGATTTAAAAGGATTAGTTGAGAGTTTTATAACCAGATTATTTCCGCAAGTTAGTTACTCAATCGTTATTGAGGACTCTGTTTTCTTTGAATCGTCATTTTCTGTCTATATGAATAAAATAAAAATCGGTTCCGGCGGTAAAGTGAAAAGTGATTATTCAGGGTCATTCGATTTGAACCAGGATCTTTTTACATTCGTCTTTGATATTGATCTGTTGAAAACGATAAATGAACCTGATAAAAGATTTACCGAACTCTTGAAGTTTCCTAAGGTTTATAGAGATGTGGCTTTCATTTTAGACAGGACTGTAAGGTCTGATAAAGTTGCAGAAAATATTCAGCAAGCCGGCTCTAACTTGTTGCATCAGATAAAGTTATTTGATATCTTTCAAAGCGACAGTTTAGGTGAGGGTAAAAAATCACTTGCATTTCAGTTGGAGTTCTACGATTCATCAAGAACTCTGAAGGAAGATGAAGTCGAAAAAGATTTGCGCAATATTATTAAATCTGTCGAAAAAACATTTAGTGCACAATTAAGAGGTGCATAG
- the zapA gene encoding cell division protein ZapA: MSEKKKLKVKIFDKEYSLLVENQEIAAELAEYVNTIMEETRLELPDQPKDTIAIIAALNIAYDLFVEKNKYREFSIQATDKIKKIKLLLNESKFVSNPS; encoded by the coding sequence ATGAGTGAAAAAAAGAAGCTAAAAGTAAAAATATTTGACAAGGAATATTCTTTACTTGTTGAGAATCAGGAGATTGCTGCTGAATTGGCTGAGTATGTTAATACAATTATGGAAGAAACCAGACTAGAATTACCGGATCAACCTAAAGATACAATTGCGATTATTGCTGCACTTAATATAGCCTACGATCTTTTTGTAGAAAAAAATAAATATCGTGAATTCAGCATTCAGGCAACCGACAAAATCAAAAAAATAAAGCTTCTTTTAAACGAATCCAAATTTGTGTCGAACCCATCATAA
- the rny gene encoding ribonuclease Y has product MQLDLIMVLIIAAVTAIISFVLGWLINSKIGKNNISNAKEKAQKLIEEAEKEAKHLKREKLLEVKDEWLKKKQEFDNEVNSKKQKLQNHEKQLESREENLEKKYDLVNQKEKSNKDLEKLILTQKNEVDRKSQELDRLIAEQNIRLEKTAGLTSDEAKKMLMENMISKAKSDAAQSIKEIRDQAKIDAKKEAQRITIQAIQRTAVDHSVESTVSVVQIQNDEMKGRIIGREGRNIRAFEAATGVDVIVDDTPEAVILSAFDQFRREVARISLERLIADGRIHPARIEEVVAKVQEELDEEIQKEGENTLIQLGLHGVHNELVKHIGKMKYRSSYGQNLLQHSIEVAYLTGIMAAELGFDTTIAKKAGLMHDIGKTIDKDVEGPHALLGYELTKKYSEHPIVVNAVGSHHEDIEMEHPISALVQAADAISGARPGARREPLESYVKRLENLENLAKSFEGVAKTYAIQAGREVRVVVEPDKIDDVVADRLSYEIAQKIQEEMEYPGQIKVMVIREVRKIQYAK; this is encoded by the coding sequence ATGCAGTTGGATTTGATTATGGTATTGATCATTGCTGCCGTCACAGCAATTATATCTTTTGTTTTGGGATGGTTAATTAATTCCAAAATCGGAAAGAACAACATTTCTAATGCTAAAGAAAAAGCTCAAAAATTAATTGAAGAAGCTGAAAAAGAAGCTAAACACCTTAAAAGAGAAAAACTCCTCGAAGTAAAGGATGAATGGCTTAAAAAGAAACAGGAATTTGATAACGAAGTTAATTCAAAGAAACAAAAACTTCAGAATCATGAAAAACAACTCGAATCAAGAGAAGAAAACCTTGAAAAGAAGTACGATCTTGTAAATCAAAAAGAAAAAAGTAACAAAGATCTTGAAAAGTTAATCCTTACTCAGAAAAATGAAGTTGATAGAAAGAGCCAGGAACTTGACAGATTAATTGCAGAACAGAATATCCGTCTTGAAAAGACAGCCGGATTAACTTCCGATGAAGCTAAAAAGATGCTTATGGAAAATATGATAAGCAAAGCTAAATCGGATGCTGCACAGTCGATTAAAGAAATCCGAGACCAGGCTAAAATTGACGCTAAGAAAGAAGCCCAGCGTATTACAATTCAGGCTATCCAGAGAACGGCTGTGGATCACTCGGTGGAATCGACTGTCTCTGTTGTCCAGATCCAGAATGATGAAATGAAAGGCAGGATTATCGGCCGCGAAGGACGAAACATCCGTGCTTTCGAAGCAGCTACCGGCGTCGATGTAATTGTTGATGATACACCCGAAGCGGTTATTCTCTCGGCTTTCGATCAGTTCCGGCGCGAAGTCGCACGTATCTCTCTCGAAAGGCTTATTGCCGACGGCCGTATTCATCCGGCAAGAATTGAAGAGGTCGTTGCCAAAGTTCAGGAGGAACTCGACGAGGAGATTCAGAAAGAAGGGGAAAATACACTTATACAGCTCGGATTGCACGGCGTTCATAATGAACTGGTAAAACATATCGGTAAAATGAAATACAGAAGCAGCTACGGACAGAACCTGCTGCAGCACAGTATTGAAGTTGCATACCTGACCGGTATTATGGCTGCCGAACTCGGTTTCGATACGACAATTGCAAAAAAAGCAGGACTTATGCATGATATCGGAAAGACGATTGATAAGGACGTCGAAGGACCGCATGCACTCCTCGGTTATGAATTGACAAAGAAATACAGTGAACATCCTATAGTTGTTAATGCTGTCGGAAGCCATCACGAAGATATTGAAATGGAACACCCGATTTCAGCGCTGGTTCAGGCCGCCGATGCTATCAGCGGTGCCCGCCCCGGAGCAAGAAGAGAACCTCTCGAAAGTTATGTGAAGAGACTCGAAAACCTTGAGAACCTTGCTAAATCGTTTGAAGGTGTTGCGAAGACCTATGCTATTCAAGCCGGCCGTGAAGTAAGAGTGGTTGTTGAACCGGATAAAATTGATGATGTGGTTGCAGATCGCCTGTCATATGAAATCGCTCAGAAGATTCAGGAAGAGATGGAATACCCTGGCCAGATTAAAGTTATGGTTATTCGTGAGGTTAGAAAGATTCAATACGCTAAGTAA
- a CDS encoding DUF2459 domain-containing protein: MKKSLFGCLLIFLISPQISLLAQMKEPDSIDVYLVKENWHTGIMFRIDDYTSGLLPALKYFKDYQYIDIGWGDADFYQIPGFDLFLAAKAILIPTPTVMRFDGYKFPIEKIIEWREFALKFELPKERFLLLINYIQEHLILDEKGETIISKHDIDSPVYFFKSKGEYHLFRTCNTWAAQALKSTGIDVDTFGLITAGQLYSRFAEYAKVLKRYD; this comes from the coding sequence ATGAAGAAAAGTCTTTTCGGCTGTTTACTTATTTTTCTTATTTCCCCTCAAATCAGTCTCTTGGCTCAGATGAAAGAACCGGATAGTATCGATGTGTACCTTGTAAAAGAGAACTGGCATACAGGTATCATGTTCAGGATTGATGATTACACTTCCGGACTTTTACCCGCCCTCAAATATTTTAAGGATTACCAGTATATCGATATCGGTTGGGGTGATGCCGATTTTTACCAGATCCCCGGATTCGATCTGTTCCTTGCTGCAAAGGCAATTCTGATACCTACTCCGACTGTTATGCGGTTTGACGGTTACAAATTCCCGATAGAAAAAATTATAGAGTGGCGTGAGTTTGCCCTTAAGTTTGAATTACCAAAGGAAAGATTCCTCCTTCTGATTAATTACATTCAAGAACATTTGATTTTGGATGAGAAAGGTGAAACAATAATTTCCAAGCATGATATTGATTCTCCGGTCTATTTCTTCAAATCAAAAGGGGAGTATCATCTATTCAGGACGTGCAACACCTGGGCGGCTCAAGCATTAAAATCGACCGGAATTGATGTGGATACATTCGGACTTATTACAGCAGGCCAGTTGTATTCCAGGTTTGCAGAATATGCGAAAGTATTAAAGAGATATGATTGA
- a CDS encoding DUF5698 domain-containing protein — MSFEIILGALIIMLMRVADVTLGTFRTILVVQGRKYLAAMAGFFEVLIWIFAMRYIVQHMDHTINLIGYAVGFALGNIMGISLEQHVALGYAQVNIVSLHHTDDIANKLRSSKFGVTILPAEGGSGGVSILIVIAKRKHQKAIMKIVESVDKRAFITVQQSRPYRGFVHGSRV, encoded by the coding sequence ATGAGTTTTGAAATAATTTTAGGCGCATTAATAATTATGCTGATGAGAGTTGCAGATGTGACACTCGGCACTTTCCGGACAATCCTTGTGGTTCAGGGAAGAAAGTATCTGGCCGCAATGGCGGGTTTCTTTGAAGTTCTTATCTGGATTTTTGCGATGCGTTACATCGTTCAGCACATGGATCACACAATAAATCTGATCGGTTATGCTGTAGGATTCGCATTGGGTAATATAATGGGAATCTCTTTAGAACAGCATGTGGCGTTGGGATATGCTCAGGTTAATATTGTATCGCTGCATCATACTGATGACATCGCCAACAAATTAAGAAGTTCAAAATTCGGTGTAACGATATTACCGGCCGAAGGAGGAAGCGGAGGCGTTTCAATTCTTATAGTAATAGCTAAAAGAAAACACCAGAAAGCAATAATGAAAATTGTGGAATCGGTTGATAAAAGAGCATTTATAACGGTTCAGCAATCCCGTCCTTACAGAGGATTTGTTCACGGTTCCAGGGTCTAG
- a CDS encoding protein-L-isoaspartate(D-aspartate) O-methyltransferase, whose translation MYETERKDLVEQLKRKGISNQSVLDAFMNVERHLFVPDIMKQHAYEDVALPIGYGQTISQPYTVAFMTQSMNPQPGHKILEIGTGSGYQAAILLKMGARVFTIERNDKLYNSALKTFDNLGLRIAARCSDGSIGWDEFSPYDGIIVTAGSPGVPKNLLRQLAVNGKMVIPVGDRSVQTLKIITKTAEEEFTTNEVPYFAFVPLVGREGWKEK comes from the coding sequence ATGTACGAAACCGAACGCAAAGATTTAGTTGAACAATTAAAAAGAAAAGGAATTTCTAATCAGTCTGTTCTGGATGCCTTTATGAATGTGGAAAGACATCTCTTTGTACCTGACATTATGAAACAGCATGCCTACGAGGATGTTGCTCTCCCGATCGGTTACGGACAGACGATTTCCCAGCCCTATACTGTTGCATTTATGACTCAATCAATGAATCCTCAGCCGGGACATAAAATTCTGGAAATCGGAACCGGTTCTGGTTACCAGGCGGCTATCCTTCTTAAGATGGGCGCACGAGTCTTTACTATCGAGAGAAACGATAAGCTATATAACAGTGCTCTCAAAACTTTTGATAATCTGGGATTGCGGATTGCCGCAAGATGCAGCGACGGTTCAATCGGCTGGGATGAATTCTCGCCTTACGACGGAATAATTGTTACTGCCGGAAGTCCTGGAGTTCCTAAAAACCTTCTGAGACAACTTGCCGTAAATGGTAAAATGGTTATTCCGGTTGGCGACAGGTCGGTTCAGACTCTTAAAATAATTACAAAGACTGCCGAAGAAGAATTTACTACTAATGAAGTTCCTTATTTTGCTTTTGTTCCTTTAGTCGGACGAGAGGGATGGAAAGAAAAGTAA
- the miaA gene encoding tRNA (adenosine(37)-N6)-dimethylallyltransferase MiaA: MERKVILIVGPTCSGKTRVSVDLAKRISSEIISADSRQIYKHLNIGTAKPDSAELASVKHHLIDFLEPEQDYNVSRFENDSLRIINEILSKGKIPVVVGGSGLYIHALVDGIFNEVDTDEEFRLELKEKREKFGNNYLYDELEKIDPVSASKMLSQNWKRVMRSLEVIHLTGKPIWQLQKDYKRETDINFVQFGLDWHRADLYNNINSRVDRMIEIGLVEETRKILDSGIPRTANSLNTVGYKEIISFLENEITLDRAVELIKRNTRRYAKRQMTWFRKDSRIKWIRIESNEDLLNVPEIIIRQISNLN, encoded by the coding sequence ATGGAAAGAAAAGTAATTCTGATTGTCGGACCTACCTGTTCCGGCAAAACCCGGGTTTCAGTAGACCTGGCAAAAAGAATTTCATCCGAAATCATTTCTGCCGATAGCCGTCAGATTTATAAACACCTGAATATCGGAACCGCTAAACCGGATTCAGCAGAACTCGCTTCGGTAAAGCATCACCTGATCGATTTCCTCGAACCTGAACAGGATTATAACGTAAGCAGATTTGAAAACGATTCTCTCCGTATTATTAATGAAATTCTTTCGAAAGGAAAAATACCGGTCGTTGTTGGCGGTTCCGGACTTTATATCCATGCGCTTGTCGACGGAATCTTTAACGAAGTTGATACTGATGAAGAATTCCGGCTGGAATTAAAAGAGAAGCGGGAGAAATTCGGAAACAATTATTTATACGATGAGCTTGAGAAAATCGATCCTGTAAGCGCATCAAAAATGCTTTCACAGAATTGGAAGCGTGTAATGCGCTCTCTTGAAGTAATTCATCTAACAGGTAAACCGATCTGGCAGCTTCAAAAGGATTATAAGCGGGAAACTGATATAAATTTTGTTCAGTTCGGTCTCGATTGGCACCGCGCGGATTTATATAATAACATCAATTCCCGTGTTGATAGAATGATTGAAATCGGATTAGTAGAAGAAACAAGAAAAATTTTGGATAGTGGAATCCCCAGAACTGCCAACTCTCTTAATACTGTCGGCTATAAAGAAATTATCTCCTTTCTGGAAAATGAAATTACACTCGATAGAGCGGTTGAATTGATTAAGCGGAATACCCGCCGCTATGCTAAGCGGCAAATGACCTGGTTCCGGAAGGATTCAAGAATTAAATGGATTAGAATTGAATCTAATGAAGATCTTCTTAATGTACCGGAGATAATAATCCGTCAAATTTCCAATCTTAATTAA
- a CDS encoding DUF1446 domain-containing protein — translation MKNKIRIASGQGFWGDLIDAPYQQVTAGQVDYLVMDYLAEVTMSILQKQKNKNPKLGYARDIPELMERILPICAEKKIKIITNGGGVNPEACAEAVLEVARKHNINNLKIALVIGDNILNRIDEVLSSGSELKNMETGESVNVVRDKLLSANVYFGAMPIVDALKQGADIVITGRTTDTGLTLAPMIFEFGWGKNDYDLLSAGTVAGHILECGGQASGGNLLADWKSVPDIENIGFPIAEAYPNGEIIITKHESLGGKVSIDTVSEQLLYEIGDPKNYITPDCVADFTSIRLEEAGKDRVKVYGVKGFPETEFYKVSCSYSSGYSAVGTLTYSWPDALSKARKADQILRKRLENLNIQFEEIRTEFIGYNSCHGPLSEEIDENKINEVMLRVAVRGTDYAAIERFGKEIAPLILTGPPSVTGFAGGRPKPAEVVAYWPALIPKKLVEPKVEIVTT, via the coding sequence ATGAAAAATAAAATTAGAATAGCGTCCGGACAGGGATTCTGGGGTGACCTTATAGATGCCCCATATCAGCAGGTTACTGCAGGTCAGGTAGACTATCTTGTAATGGACTACCTGGCAGAAGTGACGATGTCGATCCTTCAAAAACAGAAAAATAAAAATCCGAAACTTGGTTATGCACGGGATATCCCTGAACTGATGGAACGGATTCTTCCCATCTGCGCTGAGAAAAAGATTAAGATTATTACCAACGGCGGCGGTGTAAATCCGGAAGCATGCGCTGAAGCAGTCCTGGAAGTCGCAAGAAAACATAATATTAACAATCTCAAAATTGCTCTCGTCATTGGCGATAATATTCTGAACCGGATCGATGAAGTATTATCCAGCGGTTCCGAATTAAAAAATATGGAAACCGGTGAATCGGTTAATGTTGTAAGAGACAAACTGCTAAGTGCGAATGTCTATTTCGGTGCAATGCCGATTGTAGACGCGCTTAAACAGGGAGCCGATATTGTAATAACCGGTAGAACCACAGATACCGGTTTGACTTTAGCACCGATGATCTTCGAATTCGGATGGGGAAAAAATGATTACGATCTTCTTTCCGCAGGTACAGTTGCCGGTCATATACTCGAATGCGGCGGTCAGGCCTCCGGCGGAAATCTGCTGGCTGACTGGAAGTCCGTTCCCGATATTGAAAATATCGGATTCCCGATAGCAGAAGCATATCCGAACGGAGAGATTATTATTACCAAGCATGAATCCCTCGGCGGAAAAGTAAGCATCGATACTGTATCTGAACAGCTCCTTTATGAAATCGGCGATCCTAAAAACTATATTACTCCGGATTGTGTTGCGGACTTTACCTCTATCCGTCTTGAAGAAGCCGGGAAAGACCGTGTAAAAGTTTACGGCGTTAAAGGATTTCCCGAAACGGAGTTTTACAAAGTTTCATGTTCCTATTCATCCGGGTATTCGGCTGTAGGCACTCTTACATATTCCTGGCCGGATGCTTTGAGCAAAGCCCGGAAAGCAGATCAGATCTTAAGAAAACGTCTTGAAAATCTGAATATTCAGTTCGAGGAGATTAGGACGGAATTCATTGGCTACAACTCGTGTCACGGTCCTTTATCTGAAGAAATTGACGAGAATAAGATTAACGAAGTAATGCTTCGTGTTGCTGTGAGAGGAACGGATTATGCCGCAATCGAAAGGTTTGGTAAGGAGATCGCTCCGTTAATATTGACAGGTCCGCCAAGTGTTACAGGATTTGCGGGTGGCCGTCCTAAACCGGCTGAAGTGGTTGCCTACTGGCCTGCGTTGATTCCGAAAAAATTAGTTGAACCAAAAGTAGAGATTGTTACAACATGA